The following proteins come from a genomic window of Solwaraspora sp. WMMA2065:
- a CDS encoding ferredoxin — protein sequence MNQRSWQVSVDEQRCVGSGICAGTAPGHFSLVDGVSQGPASDIDPAETVIDAAESCPVEAILVRDADGTPLAPLP from the coding sequence ATGAACCAGCGGTCCTGGCAGGTCAGCGTCGACGAGCAACGGTGCGTCGGGTCCGGCATCTGCGCCGGTACCGCGCCGGGGCACTTCAGCCTGGTCGACGGGGTGTCCCAGGGGCCCGCGTCCGACATCGATCCGGCCGAAACAGTCATCGACGCTGCTGAATCATGCCCGGTCGAGGCAATTCTGGTCCGCGACGCCGACGGCACCCCGCTGGCACCGCTGCCCTGA
- a CDS encoding copper resistance protein CopC, translating into MLVIVAPAGPAAAHAVLVTAEPAPGSVLGNSPREVVLTFSEPVRPVTGRLQVLAPDGKRIDDGTPRTDGTTVTLPVRVADRPLGTYLVSYRVISADSHPVGSGYTYSVGAPSATVPEPRDGGQRLPVAVAVTTAKYVGYAGVVLAVGPALLLALLWPPRLGRRPGKVMVGTGLGLIGLATVAGLYLQAPYSTGSGLLEVSAGDLAAVVDSGYGLALLGRLVVLAAVAALVSPALAGVGGTRRGLALVGLGVAGLVTWPLTGHAVAAPVPPVSIAADTVHIAAVGVWIGGLVTLGAVLLRRTHPRVLGRILPVWSRWATVAVCWLLLAGAVQALMETGGPTALATTGYGRLVLVKIALVAVLLLTAGYARRLVGRWRASHVRRLTGLVGVEVAVAVAALGASAVLVQTTPARTAVVEAQALGQDTFAQTLTSSLYTLQFDIYPVQLGEHNTVHAYVYTPEGAPVQVEEWTMTTSLPAQDVEPVTTLLLGVDDNHAVGAVAFPVPGEWELRFTIRLSDVDQATVRTTVPVR; encoded by the coding sequence ATGCTGGTAATCGTCGCCCCCGCCGGCCCGGCGGCCGCACACGCGGTGCTGGTGACGGCGGAGCCCGCCCCCGGATCGGTGCTGGGCAACTCGCCCCGGGAAGTGGTGCTGACCTTCAGCGAACCGGTGCGCCCGGTCACCGGGCGCCTGCAGGTACTGGCGCCGGACGGGAAACGGATCGACGACGGAACACCACGAACCGACGGGACCACCGTCACCCTCCCGGTCCGGGTCGCCGACCGCCCGCTCGGCACCTACCTGGTCAGCTACCGGGTGATCTCGGCGGACAGCCACCCGGTGGGCAGCGGCTACACGTACTCGGTAGGAGCGCCGTCCGCGACGGTGCCCGAGCCGCGCGACGGCGGGCAGCGGCTGCCGGTGGCGGTCGCCGTGACCACCGCGAAGTACGTCGGCTACGCCGGGGTGGTACTCGCCGTCGGCCCCGCGCTGCTGCTGGCGCTGCTGTGGCCGCCCCGGCTGGGCCGCCGGCCCGGCAAGGTCATGGTCGGCACCGGGCTCGGGCTGATCGGCCTGGCCACGGTGGCCGGCCTGTACCTGCAGGCGCCGTACTCGACCGGCAGTGGCCTGCTGGAGGTCTCCGCCGGGGACCTGGCCGCCGTCGTCGACAGCGGGTACGGGCTTGCGCTGCTCGGCCGGCTGGTGGTCCTGGCCGCGGTGGCGGCGCTGGTGTCCCCGGCCCTCGCCGGGGTCGGCGGCACCCGTCGCGGGCTGGCCCTCGTCGGGCTGGGCGTGGCCGGGCTGGTCACCTGGCCGCTGACCGGTCACGCGGTGGCGGCGCCGGTACCGCCGGTCAGTATCGCCGCCGACACCGTGCACATCGCCGCGGTCGGGGTGTGGATCGGCGGGCTGGTGACCCTCGGCGCGGTCCTGCTGCGCCGCACCCACCCCCGTGTCCTGGGCCGGATCCTGCCGGTCTGGTCCCGGTGGGCGACGGTGGCGGTCTGTTGGCTGCTGCTCGCCGGTGCCGTCCAGGCGCTGATGGAGACCGGCGGCCCGACCGCACTGGCCACCACCGGGTACGGGCGGTTGGTGCTGGTGAAGATCGCGCTGGTGGCGGTGCTGCTGTTGACCGCCGGGTACGCGCGACGGCTGGTCGGGCGGTGGCGGGCGTCGCACGTACGGCGACTCACCGGCCTGGTCGGTGTCGAGGTCGCGGTGGCGGTGGCGGCTCTCGGGGCCAGCGCGGTACTGGTGCAGACGACTCCGGCCCGTACCGCCGTCGTCGAGGCTCAGGCCCTCGGGCAGGACACCTTCGCTCAGACGCTGACCAGCTCGCTGTACACCCTCCAGTTCGACATCTACCCGGTGCAGCTCGGCGAACACAACACGGTGCACGCCTACGTGTACACGCCGGAGGGCGCGCCGGTACAGGTGGAGGAGTGGACGATGACCACTTCGCTGCCGGCACAGGACGTCGAGCCGGTAACGACTCTGCTGCTGGGCGTGGACGACAACCACGCGGTCGGCGCGGTCGCGTTTCCCGTGCCGGGCGAGTGGGAGCTGCGCTTCACCATCCGGTTGTCCGACGTCGACCAGGCGACGGTCCGTACCACCGTGCCGGTCCGCTGA